Below is a genomic region from Billgrantia tianxiuensis.
AGCTCCTGGGCGGCTGTATCGGCGGCGGGCACGTCCCGGCGGATCAGTTCTTCGGCCTCGCCGATCAGGGCTCTCCATTCGGCCTGGCGCGCGTCGTCGGCTTGATAGAGCGGCAGGCGGTCGAGCTCCTGCGGGGTAAAGTAGCGGTCGTACATGGTCATCATCTCCAGTGTCTTCAGCCAGTCGTCCATCTCCGGCTCGTCGCCATTCTCGAACTGGCGATGCAGCGCCACGAGGCGGTCTCGCAACTGGGTCTGGTCGGCGATCTTGCGTTCCAGTAGCTGTATCTGGCGTTCGATCACGACGGCCAGGGAGGGCGAGGAACGATCGAGCAAGGTGCCGATATCGGCCAGCGACATGCCCAGGGAGCGCAGCGCCTGGATGTGGTGCAGGCGAGCGACGTCCTGGCATCGATAGAGCCGATAGCCGGCGTCGGAACGCATGGAAGGCACGAGCAGGCCGATTTCGTCGTAGTGATGCAGCGTTCGCACGGTCAGGCCCGTGCGCTTGGCCAATTCACCGACTCGTAACAGCATGCTTCGTCTCCTCTCGTCCATGCGTGGGCTGAAGCTTGGAGGCTCACGTTGCGTGAGGGTCAAGAAGGTTTTTTTACCGCAAAACGACGACACCCGCCGAGTGGCGGGTGTCGTTGAGAAGCGAGCGAGGCTTACTTCTTGGCGCGCTTGCGCTCGTGCTCCTTGAGAAACTTCTTGCGCAGGCGGATGTGGTTGGGGGTGATCTCCACCAGTTCGTCGTCGTCGAGGAACTCGATGGCCTGCTCGAGCGAGAACTTCACCGGCGGGGTCAGCACGATGTTCTCGTCGTTGCCCGAGGCGCGCATGTTGTCGAGCTTCTTGCCCTTGGTGGGGTTCACCACCAGGTCATTGGCACGGTTGTGGATGCCCACCAGCATGCCTTCGTAGACTTCGGTGCCGTGATCGATGATCAGCTTGCCGCGCTCCTGCAGGGCGTACAGCGCGTAGGCCAGCGCCTTGCCGTCGACCATCGACACCAGCACGCCGTTGCGACGCTCGATGGCGGCGTCGGGCTTGAGCGCACCGTAGTGGTCGAAGCGGCTGGTGAGGATGCCGGTGCCCGAGGTCAGGGTCAGGAACTGGCCGCGGAAGCCGATCAGCCCGCGCGCGGGGATGATGAAGTCCAGGCGAACGCGCCCCTTGCCGTCGGGGTTCATGTTGGTCAGCTCGCCCTTGCGGTAGCCGAGCTCCTCCATGATGGCGCCCTGGTGCTGCTCCTCGCAGTCGATGATCACCTCTTCGTACGGCTCCTGCTTGACGCCGTCGATCTCCTTGATGATCACCTCGGGGCGGCCCACCGCCAGCTCGAAGCCTTCGCGGCGCATAGTCTCGATCAGCACCGAGAGGTGCAGCTCGCCGCGGCCGGAGACCTTGAACTTTTCCGGGCTCTCGCCCTGTTCGACACGCAGCGCCACGTTGTGGATCAGCTCCTGGTCGAGGCGATCCTTGATGTTGCGGCTGGTAACGTACTTGCCGTCGCGGCCGGCGAACGGCGAGTCGTTGACCTGGAAAGTCATGGAGACGGTGGGCTCGTCCACCGACAGCGGCGGCAGCGCCTCGACGGCGGTCGGGTCGCACAGGGTATCGGAGATGGAGAGTTCATCGATACCGGTGATACAGACGATGTCGCCGGCGGTGGCGAGTTCGGTCTGCACGCGCTCGAGGCCCATGTGGGTCATCACCTGGCCGACCTTGCCCTTGCGGGTCTTGCCGTCGGTACCGATCACCACGATCTGCTGGTTGGGCTTGACCGAGCCGCGCTTGATGCGGCCAAGGCCGATGACGCCCACGTAGCTGGAGTAGTCCAGCGCCGAGATCTGCATCTGGAACGGGCCGTCGAGTTCCACCGCCGGCGGTTCGACGATGTCGACGATGGCCTGGAACATGGGCGACATGTCCTCGGCCAGCGATTCCGGATCCATGCCGGCGATGCCGTTGAGCGCCGAGCAGTAGACGATCGGGAAGTCGAGCTGCTCGTCGGTGGCGCCGAGGTTGTCGAACAGATCGAAGATCTGGTCGATGACCCAGTCGGGGCGCGCACCGGGGCGGTCGATCTTGTTGACCACCACGATCGGCTTGAGGCCCTGGGCGAAGGCCTTCTGGGTGACGAAGCGGGTTTGCGGCATGGGGCCGTCGACGGCGTCGACCAGCAGCAGCACCGAGTCGACCATCGACATCACGCGCTCTACCTCGCCGCCGAAGTCGGCGTGTCCGGGAGTGTCGACGATGTTGATGTGAAAGTCGCGGCCATTGCCGTCCTGCCAGCGAATCGCAGTGTTCTTGGCCAGGATGGTGATGCCGCGCTCCTTTTCCTGGTCATTGGAATCCATGATCCGCTCCTGCCCCTCGGCCTTGCGATCCAGGGTGCCGGACTGCTGCAGCAGCTTGTCGACCAGGGTGGTCTTGCCGTGGTCGACGTGAGCGATGATGGCAATATTGCGCAAACTCTCGATGCGAGAGGGGGTTACAGCTGTGTTCATAGGGTGTGACTCATCAACAGGGGCGCACCTATGTACACATCGGAAGGACGTACCCTAGGCGCGGGGTAGGGAGTGGAGGCGCATTGTACAGGTAAGCGGGGGAGGGGAATAGCACAACCTCGCAATATGGAGACCATCAGCCCGGGACGTGGCGCTTCCCCATCCGCCTGGGGCGGTCCGAGCCATGTCATCGTTCCGTCATGGCGGGCATGATTGGGAGAGCGCGGTGGGAAGAAATTCAGTAAGGGAACTTTGTCGCTACTTTTCTACACTTATTTACACACTCTGTAACGCAGCTGCGTTGCGAGCGGCCCTCCCATTCTCGGTGGAGCCCTGAGCCATGCCTCTTTCCAGTGTCATTCTCGATGCTCGCAGTGCCGGCGCGAAACTGCCACGCAACTTGATCGCTTTCGAAAAGGCAGCCAAGCGGTGGCAGGGGAGCTATGAACTGTTGCTGGTGGACGATACCGGAGACCGCCGCTTACCGGCCCTGGCGCAACGCTACCGGGCTGTCCTGCTCTCGTGCGGCTCCACGCCTCTGGGAGGTCGGCTCAATGCCGCCGTAAGTGCCAGCCGAGGAGAGCTATTGCTGTTCCCCGGGTTGGGAGACCGCCGTGCCGTGAACTGGCTCAGCCATCGGTTGGTCGAGGTCGAGCCGAGCGGCCAGTGGGATGCGGCCGTGCTGCCGGTGCGCCGCCATGGTTGGCTGCGGCGCTGGTGGCTGCTGCAGCGTCCATCACCATTGGACACCTTCTGGGTGGTGCGAGCCTGGTTCGAGCGCATCGGCGGTTTCGACCCGCAGTTGGGCAGCGACGCGCTGCCCGATCTGCTCGAACGCTTGCGGGCCTGTCAGGCGCGGGTATCGATCGAGACTGCATGAGAAAAGCGCAGTCGGTGCGCGATTATGGTGCATTAGCGATTTGTTTGCGCCACCATGGTGCACAAATCCGATCCCAGCGGCGCCTAAATGGAGAGGGCGGGCAGGCTTGGTGCAGGCTGATACAGCGCGGTGCAATTTATTTTTCTTCCGAAACAGATGGTTAACATATTTCCGTTTAGGCGTGGTGCATGATTGGCACAGCTCCTGCATTGCCATGGGCAGCTCGCCATGCTTGTGCATGGCGAACGTGGGCAGCTGGCCCACAGCGTGCTACAACGGGTGCTGCAACGAAACAGCACCAGTGGACTTCAGCCAATCGAATCGAGCCACAGCTCAAACGGAGGACACAAATGTCAGCCAAGACTCTCGCCCTGATCGAAGAACACGATGTGAAGTGGGTAGACCTGCGCTTCACCGACACGCGGGGCAAGGAACAGCACGTCACCATTCCGGCCCGTGACGTGAACGAGGAGTTCTTCGAGAACGGCCAGATGTTCGATGGCTCCTCCATTTCCGGCTGGAAGGGCATCAACGAATCCGACATGATCCTGCGTCCGGAAGACGGTACCGCCTTCCTCGACCCGTTCACCGAGGATGCCACCCTGGTGCTGCGCTGCGACATCATCGAGCCGGCCACCATGCAGGGCTATGAGCGCGATCCGCGTTCCATCGCCAAGCGCGCCGAGGCCTACCTGCAGTCCACCGGCCTGGGCGACACCGCTTTCTTCGGCCCGGAGCCCGAGTTCTTCATCTTCGATGAGGTTCACTGGAAGGCCGACATCGAAGGCGCCATGTACAAGATCACCTCCGAAGAGGGTGCCTGGTCCACCGACCGTCAGGTCGAAGGCGGCAACCTGGGCCACCGTCCGCGCGTCAAGGGTGGCTACTTCCCGGTGCCTCCGGTCGACAGCTTCCATGACATTCGCGGCGCCATGTGCAACACCCTGGAAGCCATCGGCCAGAGCGTCGAGGTGCATCACCACGAGGTGTCCAACGCCGGCCAGAACGAGATCGGCGTGAAGTTCAACACCCTGGTGAAGAAGGCCGACGAAGTCCAGGAACTGAAGTACGTGATCCACAACGTGGCTCACGCCTACGGCAAGACCGCCACCTTCATGCCCAAGCCGCTGGTCGGCGACAACGGCAGCGGCATGCACGTGCACCAGTCGTTCTGGAAGGATGGTCAAAACCAGTTTGCCGGCGACCAGTACGCTGGTCTGTCCGAAATGGCGCTGTACTACATCGGCGGTATCATCAAGCACGCCCGTGCCCTGAACGCCTTCACCAACGCTTCCACTAACTCCTACAAGCGCCTGGTGCCGGGCTTCGAAGCGCCGGTCATGCTCGCCTACAGCGCGCGCAACCGCTCTGCATCGATCCGTATTCCGTACACCGCGAGCCCCAAGGGCAAGCGTATCGAGGCCCGCTTCCCGGACCCGACCGCCAACCCCTACCTGGCTTTCGCCGCCATGCTGATGGCCGGTATCGACGGCATCAAGAATAAGATCCACCCCGGCGACGCCATGGACAAGAACCTCTATGACCTGCCGCCGGAAGAAGGCAAGAAGGTGCCGACCGTGGCGCATAGCCTCGATCAGGCCCTGGAAGCCCTGGATAAGGATCGTGCCTTCCTCACCGAAGGCGGCGTGTTCACCGACGACATGATCGATGCCTACATCGAGCTGAAGATGGAAGACGTCGAGCGTATTCGCATGACCACGCACCCGATCGAGTTCGACATGTACTACAGCTGCTAAGCAACTGCGTCCGGCAGTTAGACAGCCGGTCTGCCATCAGGGGCTCCGCATCGCGGAGCCCTTTTTCGTTTCGGCGGTCTCGCTCTACAGATGGCGTGCCGAGTTACGTTGCCCCACGCTGGTTACCCCGATCCTCCTTGGTTTGCCATTCCTGTGCTCCGATGCACCAAGCCGGATGCACCAAGACAGACAAACCATGCCTCCTGTTCTGGCAGTTTTGCCATCGATGCACCATTATGGTGCATATGGAGTCGCGCTTTTCGCTCTGAAACGGCGCCATGCCGCGCCAATAGGGGTTGGCGCACTTCTTGCTAGGAATGTTAAGCCTTGGGTGCTGCCGGGCATCGTGTCGGCAATCGAGCGCTTCCTGCCGATGCGCCATGACGATGCAAGCGCCGCGCTATGCACTCCTGCATTCACCGAGGGAAGGTCGTAAATGTATCGACGCCTGATGGAACACCTCACCACGGCAGTGCTGCTGCTGGATGACGAGCTGCGGTTGAGCTGGATGAACCCGGCGGCCGAGGCTCTGCTGGCGGTCAGCCTGGGCCGGGTGCAGGGGCTCAGCCTGGCAGCGCTGTTGACCGAGGACGACGGCATGGGAGACGTGCTGGCCAAGGCGCGCGACGACCAGCATCCCTTTACCCAGCGCGAGGTCAGGCTGGCACTGCTCGGCGGTACGGCGGTCACCGTGGATTACACGGTCACGCCGCTGTCGATGTCCGAACTGCTGGTGGAAATGGAGCCGCGCGACCGTCTGCTGCGCATCTCCCGCGAGGAAGCCCTGCTCAACCGTCAGGAAGCGATCAAGGTGCTGTCTCGCGGCCTGGCCCACGAGGTCAAGAACCCGCTGGGCGGGATTCGTGGCGCTGCCCAACTGCTCGAACGCGACCTCGACGACCCTACCCTGAAGGAATTCACCCGCATCATCGTCGAGGAGGTCGACCGGCTGCGCGACCTGGTCGACAGCATGCTGGGGCCGAACAAGCTGCTGCGCCACGAGCCGCTCAACGTTCACAAGGTCCTGGAGCGGGTGCGCGCACTGCTGATGGCGGAAACGCCGAGCGTGACGATCGAGCGTGACTATGATCCCAGCCTGCCGGACTTCCCCGGCGACGAGGCCCAGATGATCCAGGCGGTGCTCAACGTAGCGCGCAACGCCGTGGAAGCAATGACCGAGGCCGGCACCGAAGCACCGAGCCTGCTGCTGCGCACCCGGGCGCGGCGTCAGTTCACCCTGGGCGCCGAGCGCCACCGCCTGGTCTGCGAGGTGGCATTGATCGACAACGGCCCCGGCATCCCCGAGAGCCTGCAGGAGACCCTGTTCTATCCCATGGTCTCGGGGCGTGCCGACGGCAGCGGGCTGGGGTTGTCCATCGCCCAGGGCATCCTGCATCAGCATCAGGGACTGATCGAATGCGAGTCCCGGCCCGGACACACCGAATTTCGTCTGCTTATTCCTTTGGAGAGGCGCCATGACTGATGTCGCACGTGTCGCGGTGGTCGACGACGACCGCGCCATTCGCTGGGTGCTGGAGCGCGCCCTGGCCCAGCCCGACCTCGAGGTCGAGTGTATCGACCGGGCCGACGTGGCGCTCAGCCGCCTGCTGGATGACCCTCCCGATGTGCTGGTGACCGACATCCGCATGCCCGGTATCGACGGCCTGGACCTGATGTCACGGATACGCGAGGTCCATCCCGAGCTGCCGGTGATCGTGATGACTGCCCACTCCGACCTGGACAGTGCCGTGGCGTCCTACCAGGGCGGCGCCTTCGAATACCTGCCCAAACCCTTCGACGTCGACGAGGCGCTGGCCCTGGTGCGCCGCGCCGTGGCCCACGCCCGCGAGCGCAAGCGGCCGGTCAGCGTGCCGGAAGGGCTCAGCGCCGAGATCATCGGCGAGGCGCCGGCCATGCAGGAGGTGTTTCGCGCCATCGGCCGGCTGTCGCACTCGCACATCACGGTGCTGATCAATGGCGAGTCGGGAACCGGTAAGGAGCGCGTGGCCCGCGCCCTGCACCAGCACAGCCCGCGTTCCGGCCAGCCGTTCATTGCCCTCAACATGGCGGCGATACCCCGCGACCTGATCGAGTCCGAGCTGTTCGGCCACGAGAAGGGCGCCTTCACCGGCGCCACCGCCAGCCGCCAGGGACGCTTCGAGCAGGCCAACGGTGGCACCCTGTTCCTCGACGAGATCGGCGACATGCCCGCCGAGACCCAGACCCGGCTGCTGCGGGTGCTGGCCGACGGCGAGTTCTACCGCGTGGGTGGCCACACGCCGGTGAAGGTGGACGTGCGCATCATTGCCGCCACTCACCAGAACCTGGA
It encodes:
- a CDS encoding MerR family transcriptional regulator, yielding MLLRVGELAKRTGLTVRTLHHYDEIGLLVPSMRSDAGYRLYRCQDVARLHHIQALRSLGMSLADIGTLLDRSSPSLAVVIERQIQLLERKIADQTQLRDRLVALHRQFENGDEPEMDDWLKTLEMMTMYDRYFTPQELDRLPLYQADDARQAEWRALIGEAEELIRRDVPAADTAAQELAQRWMATLERDTAGDPTLLDKLNAMYANEPEAQAQLGISKRVSEYVIQALAEHKLAIYRRYLSPDEFAHMRRHYPQRMQEWPSLMARLRQQLERNASPEDPAVQALAQQWLDMLHSFAGNDPATHGKIQQANEQEPELQASVWMTEPMKEFLGKAIAHLTER
- the typA gene encoding translational GTPase TypA produces the protein MNTAVTPSRIESLRNIAIIAHVDHGKTTLVDKLLQQSGTLDRKAEGQERIMDSNDQEKERGITILAKNTAIRWQDGNGRDFHINIVDTPGHADFGGEVERVMSMVDSVLLLVDAVDGPMPQTRFVTQKAFAQGLKPIVVVNKIDRPGARPDWVIDQIFDLFDNLGATDEQLDFPIVYCSALNGIAGMDPESLAEDMSPMFQAIVDIVEPPAVELDGPFQMQISALDYSSYVGVIGLGRIKRGSVKPNQQIVVIGTDGKTRKGKVGQVMTHMGLERVQTELATAGDIVCITGIDELSISDTLCDPTAVEALPPLSVDEPTVSMTFQVNDSPFAGRDGKYVTSRNIKDRLDQELIHNVALRVEQGESPEKFKVSGRGELHLSVLIETMRREGFELAVGRPEVIIKEIDGVKQEPYEEVIIDCEEQHQGAIMEELGYRKGELTNMNPDGKGRVRLDFIIPARGLIGFRGQFLTLTSGTGILTSRFDHYGALKPDAAIERRNGVLVSMVDGKALAYALYALQERGKLIIDHGTEVYEGMLVGIHNRANDLVVNPTKGKKLDNMRASGNDENIVLTPPVKFSLEQAIEFLDDDELVEITPNHIRLRKKFLKEHERKRAKK
- the glnA gene encoding glutamate--ammonia ligase, with amino-acid sequence MSAKTLALIEEHDVKWVDLRFTDTRGKEQHVTIPARDVNEEFFENGQMFDGSSISGWKGINESDMILRPEDGTAFLDPFTEDATLVLRCDIIEPATMQGYERDPRSIAKRAEAYLQSTGLGDTAFFGPEPEFFIFDEVHWKADIEGAMYKITSEEGAWSTDRQVEGGNLGHRPRVKGGYFPVPPVDSFHDIRGAMCNTLEAIGQSVEVHHHEVSNAGQNEIGVKFNTLVKKADEVQELKYVIHNVAHAYGKTATFMPKPLVGDNGSGMHVHQSFWKDGQNQFAGDQYAGLSEMALYYIGGIIKHARALNAFTNASTNSYKRLVPGFEAPVMLAYSARNRSASIRIPYTASPKGKRIEARFPDPTANPYLAFAAMLMAGIDGIKNKIHPGDAMDKNLYDLPPEEGKKVPTVAHSLDQALEALDKDRAFLTEGGVFTDDMIDAYIELKMEDVERIRMTTHPIEFDMYYSC
- the glnL gene encoding nitrogen regulation protein NR(II), with translation MYRRLMEHLTTAVLLLDDELRLSWMNPAAEALLAVSLGRVQGLSLAALLTEDDGMGDVLAKARDDQHPFTQREVRLALLGGTAVTVDYTVTPLSMSELLVEMEPRDRLLRISREEALLNRQEAIKVLSRGLAHEVKNPLGGIRGAAQLLERDLDDPTLKEFTRIIVEEVDRLRDLVDSMLGPNKLLRHEPLNVHKVLERVRALLMAETPSVTIERDYDPSLPDFPGDEAQMIQAVLNVARNAVEAMTEAGTEAPSLLLRTRARRQFTLGAERHRLVCEVALIDNGPGIPESLQETLFYPMVSGRADGSGLGLSIAQGILHQHQGLIECESRPGHTEFRLLIPLERRHD
- the glnG gene encoding nitrogen regulation protein NR(I) — its product is MTDVARVAVVDDDRAIRWVLERALAQPDLEVECIDRADVALSRLLDDPPDVLVTDIRMPGIDGLDLMSRIREVHPELPVIVMTAHSDLDSAVASYQGGAFEYLPKPFDVDEALALVRRAVAHARERKRPVSVPEGLSAEIIGEAPAMQEVFRAIGRLSHSHITVLINGESGTGKERVARALHQHSPRSGQPFIALNMAAIPRDLIESELFGHEKGAFTGATASRQGRFEQANGGTLFLDEIGDMPAETQTRLLRVLADGEFYRVGGHTPVKVDVRIIAATHQNLERLVEDGRFREDLFHRLNVIRVHLPKLAERREDIPRLARHFLAEAAKELATDVKVLTKDAEAHLTRLPWPGNVRQLENTCRWLTVMASGREILVEDLPPELRHGESGEAPSGDWRAAFRDWADRALAAGHTHLLEEAVPDFERILIETALKHTGGRKGEAAELLGWGRNTLTRKLKTLLPSLAED